In a genomic window of Gouania willdenowi chromosome 11, fGouWil2.1, whole genome shotgun sequence:
- the LOC114472586 gene encoding protein S100-A1-like: MPMQTDAVDIMCDPCQGISETTLAIGLLYKVFHQYAASDDDKEHLSKSEVKTLLTSEIPCLFKDQNDAADQIFSDLDQNGDQKLDFPEFMTLVASLGVIFHEIFHEIEEKHLKGRGKQ, translated from the exons ATGCCAATGCAGACTGACG CAGTCGACATCATGTGTGACCCCTGCCAAGGCATATCCGAAACCACTCTTGCCATCGGCCTGCTCTACAAGGTCTTTCACCAGTATGCTGCATCAGATGATGACAAGGAGCATCTGAGTAAGAGTGAAGTAAAGACGCTCCTTACCAGCGAAATTCCATGTCTTTTCAAA GATCAGAATGATGCAGCGGACCAGATCTTCAGTGACTTGGACCAGAACGGGGACCAAAAACTGGACTTCCCAGAGTTTATGACCCTGGTTGCATCACTGGGTGTCATCTTCCATGAAATTTTTCATGAAATAGAAGAAAAGCACCTCAAGGGGCGTGGAAAGCAGTAA
- the LOC114472376 gene encoding protein S100-A1-like, whose translation MPSELETAMESLIKVFHRYASKEGRSGTLSRRELRELMENELSNFLRSQKDPAAVDKIMKDLDTNGDGQVDFEEFVSLVVGLSIACEQCYKMHLKKMGNM comes from the exons ATGCCGTCAGAACTGGAAACCGCAATGGAGTCCCTTATCAAGGTGTTCCACCGCTACGCCTCCAAAGAGGGAAGGAGCGGCACACTCAGCCGGAGAGAGCTTCGAGAGCTGATGGAGAACGAGCTATCGAACTTCCTCAGa TCTCAGAAGGACCCGGCTGCTGTGGACAAGATCATGAAGGACCTGGACACCAACGGGGACGGCCAGGTGGACTTTGAGGAGTTTGTTTCTCTGGTTGTGGGACTTTCCATTGCCTGTGAGCAATGCTATAAGATGCATTTGAAGAAAATGGGAAACATGTAG
- the LOC114472254 gene encoding protein S100-A1-like, which translates to MPSDLEKSMEGLILVFHRYASEENGRYTVGRDKLKKLIKSELPGYHQAEKEPAVVEKIIKDLDPDGDGRISFEQFLSLVAGFSLACEKGYTMQLKKSKKK; encoded by the exons ATGCCGTCAGATCTGGAGAAAAGCATGGAGGGACTGATTCTAGTGTTCCACCGTTATGCCTCTGAGGAAAACGGCCGCTACACAGTGGGACGGGACAAGCTTAAGAAGCTGATAAAGTCCGAGCTGCCTGGTTACCATCAG GCAGAGAAGGAGCCTGCAGTTGTAGAGAAGATCATTAAGGACCTGGATCCAGACGGCGATGGTCGCATTTCCTTTGAGCAGTTTCTTAGTCTGGTTGCTGGATTCTCGCTCGCCTGTGAGAAGGGTTATACGATGCAACTGAAGAAGTCaaagaagaagtaa